A section of the Primulina eburnea isolate SZY01 chromosome 1, ASM2296580v1, whole genome shotgun sequence genome encodes:
- the LOC140842552 gene encoding auxin-responsive protein IAA8-like isoform X1 encodes MSPPPLGIEGKSQCNVSLMASSASTECISQNELGLKERNYMGLSDCSSVDSSAFSSIPEENKNNLNLKATELRLGLPGCQSPERDSGFTMLSSGNLDEKQLFPLAPSKEVISSVLHKTVTSGNKRGFSDTVDGFNEGKWMLNGSASDPEQANLAGNAGINFMLSNRSSGTQPSIKTETPAKKSEECNNKMNGSNDNSVPAAKAQVVGWPPIRSYRKNTLASNTKNNNEVDGKPGPGALFVKVSMDGAPYLRKVDLRMYSTYAELSTALEKMFSCFTLGQCGPQGAPNKETLSENKMRDLLVGPDYVLTYEDKDGDWMLVGDVPWKMFIDSCRRLKIMKGADAIGLAPRAADKSKNRN; translated from the exons ATGTCTCCACCACCGTTGGGTATTGAGGGGAAAAGTCAATGTAATGTTTCTTTGATGGCATCTTCAGCATCTACAGAATGTATCTCCCAGAATGAGTTGGGGTTGAAAGAACGCAATTACATGGGTCTGTCTGATTGTTCTTCGGTGGATAGCTCTGCATTCTCCAGCATACCTGAAGAAAACAAGAACAATTTGAATCTGAAAGCCACGGAATTGAGGCTTGGTCTTCCTGGATGCCAATCGCCAGAGAGAGATTCAGGTTTTACCATGTTGAGCTCCGGGAATCTTGACGAGAAGCAACTGTTTCCGCTGGCTCCATCAAAGGAAGTAATCTCTTCGGTGTTGCATAAGACAGTCACTTCCGGAAACAAAAGAGGATTCTCAGATACTGTAGATGGATTTAATGAAGGAAAATGGATGTTGAATGGGTCAGCGTCTGATCCTGAACAAGCAAACTTGGCTGGTAATGCTGGGATAAATTTTATGCTTTCCAACAGGTCATCTGGGACTCAGCCATCCATTAAGACAGAGACACCTGCCAAAAAGTCAGAGGAATGCAATAACAAGATGAATGGATCTAACGACAATAGCGTGCCTGCGGCTAA GGCACAGGTTGTTGGTTGGCCTCCTATCAGATCTTACAGAAAGAATACTCTAGCCTCAAACACAAAGAACAATAATGAAGTTGATGGTAAACCTGGTCCTGGTGCTCTTTTTGTGAAAGTCAGCATGGATGGTGCTCCTTATCTGAGGAAGGTGGATCTGAGAATGTACTCCACATACGCCGAACTTTCTACTGCGCTTGAGAAAATGTTCAGTTGTTTTACCTTAG GACAATGTGGACCTCAGGGAGCTCCAAACAAGGAAACATTAAGCGAGAACAAGATGAGGGATCTTTTGGTTGGACCGGATTATGTGCTGACTTATGAGGATAAGGATGGTGATTGGATGCTTGTTGGGGATGTCCCTTGGAA GATGTTCATTGATTCATGCAGAAGGCTCAAAATTATGAAAGGCGCCGATGCTATTGGATTAG CTCCCAGGGCCGCTGATAAATCTAAGAACCGAAACTAA
- the LOC140842552 gene encoding auxin-responsive protein IAA8-like isoform X2, with the protein MGLSDCSSVDSSAFSSIPEENKNNLNLKATELRLGLPGCQSPERDSGFTMLSSGNLDEKQLFPLAPSKEVISSVLHKTVTSGNKRGFSDTVDGFNEGKWMLNGSASDPEQANLAGNAGINFMLSNRSSGTQPSIKTETPAKKSEECNNKMNGSNDNSVPAAKAQVVGWPPIRSYRKNTLASNTKNNNEVDGKPGPGALFVKVSMDGAPYLRKVDLRMYSTYAELSTALEKMFSCFTLGQCGPQGAPNKETLSENKMRDLLVGPDYVLTYEDKDGDWMLVGDVPWKMFIDSCRRLKIMKGADAIGLAPRAADKSKNRN; encoded by the exons ATGGGTCTGTCTGATTGTTCTTCGGTGGATAGCTCTGCATTCTCCAGCATACCTGAAGAAAACAAGAACAATTTGAATCTGAAAGCCACGGAATTGAGGCTTGGTCTTCCTGGATGCCAATCGCCAGAGAGAGATTCAGGTTTTACCATGTTGAGCTCCGGGAATCTTGACGAGAAGCAACTGTTTCCGCTGGCTCCATCAAAGGAAGTAATCTCTTCGGTGTTGCATAAGACAGTCACTTCCGGAAACAAAAGAGGATTCTCAGATACTGTAGATGGATTTAATGAAGGAAAATGGATGTTGAATGGGTCAGCGTCTGATCCTGAACAAGCAAACTTGGCTGGTAATGCTGGGATAAATTTTATGCTTTCCAACAGGTCATCTGGGACTCAGCCATCCATTAAGACAGAGACACCTGCCAAAAAGTCAGAGGAATGCAATAACAAGATGAATGGATCTAACGACAATAGCGTGCCTGCGGCTAA GGCACAGGTTGTTGGTTGGCCTCCTATCAGATCTTACAGAAAGAATACTCTAGCCTCAAACACAAAGAACAATAATGAAGTTGATGGTAAACCTGGTCCTGGTGCTCTTTTTGTGAAAGTCAGCATGGATGGTGCTCCTTATCTGAGGAAGGTGGATCTGAGAATGTACTCCACATACGCCGAACTTTCTACTGCGCTTGAGAAAATGTTCAGTTGTTTTACCTTAG GACAATGTGGACCTCAGGGAGCTCCAAACAAGGAAACATTAAGCGAGAACAAGATGAGGGATCTTTTGGTTGGACCGGATTATGTGCTGACTTATGAGGATAAGGATGGTGATTGGATGCTTGTTGGGGATGTCCCTTGGAA GATGTTCATTGATTCATGCAGAAGGCTCAAAATTATGAAAGGCGCCGATGCTATTGGATTAG CTCCCAGGGCCGCTGATAAATCTAAGAACCGAAACTAA